Genomic window (Bombus pascuorum chromosome 8, iyBomPasc1.1, whole genome shotgun sequence):
ATTAAAGGACCTGCTTcactgaaaataaaatttaatttactcacACTTCTTACGTATACcctaaatttatattatattatacttacaaataaattaagtcactattaaatatatatacttataaatgaactgaaagaaaatatatattagatattaaatagGTAGACGTAAGTAATACTAACGCTTCAATTACGATTTCATAAGTAGATAAATCGGTTGGCCACATTTTCGGATAATTTCGTCGTCCTCGATAATCCGAGAGGGTTGTTGTAAGTTGTCGAAGTTGACGTTCATACTGGCTAACCATTACTTTTGGCATGAATTTCCTGCACATATAGAGTACCCTGAGCCTTACCGTCACTCAATTAATGTGTTGTATTACGCACCGTCGACCAACTTTAATGTCAAGAAGCACTTGTGAAACTGCCTTTTCGAAAGCTGGTAATCTAAATAATACCACATCATACTTCTGAATGTTCTTGATTAactgttaaaataaatattgatttagcaaagtgaaatatattataaatgttatataaatttaataatttattcttacatCAAGCCAATTGTGTCTAACTTCACCTGAATTTAACATAACATTTCCCTCTACACTTATGCCTGTATCATTGGCAAAGACAAGTGTCCTATTTTTGAGTACTTCCATTGGTTCAGGATGATGTTCAGCTAATGCCTTAAAAGCTAATAAACATCCCCTGTAATGAGCTATGTTCCATCCACAGTcccatataatatttttcaaacctaATTCAGAACATAATATCTTTTCTAACTTTTGTACTTCTTCTCTCATTGGTCTACATGCTTCTAACTTCACATGTACTTCATTAATGTGTTTATCTAAATATGCCCTATAAAATCATAATTAGCTTcaagtttttattaatttagttaCATAAATGAAAGATTAAAATAGACTTACTTAAGAGCATCAGGttctgaattaatttttcttttcattaaaatagaTGCATAAATAGGATCATCTTCTAGTTCTGAGAAATCTATATCTTCTCCAACTCCTTTTCTTTGCCAATATCTTGACTTGTACTTTGTACTATCTGGTGGCTTTTGTTCTTCAATTTGATCTACAAACGTTGTTGGCAAATCACACGTCTTCAAGATAGAAAGTATAGTTTGTCTTATATCCTTTTCTTTCAACTGTATCTGTACCAAAGTAAATTTTCCAGCCTTGAGTTCCTTTTCATTCTTGGAGCGTAAATAAAATGGTAAAGTGATAGGTCTTATTGGCCTTTGCTGTTGTAAACTTTCTATAATAGAACTTAGttgttttaaagaattttcatttactgtctgaaacatttaaaaaagcaaaaatattatatatttaatacattaccatttttagtagaaattgaaaattttcacatagtataaagaatttatttatacataagtATTTATACATGCATACACGTGTATGCAGTAATTATTGCACTTCCTTTGTTCTATAAATAGTTCTAACTATAATCAAATGATGAACTGTGTTGCCGACGTATAAACGATTTTAAATCGCTTACCttcaaaatttacattttataagtTGTTCaacttataatattaaaatatactcaCTCTTTGCGTGGGATATTGTCCAAAAAGATCGGGGTGAacggtaaaataaaaaggtcGCAATGCAGTGGATATTTCACCCGTACTTAAAGCTCTTACTGCATCTTTCCTGCAAAAACTATAAGATGATTgttaaatcgattaaaatactaaaaaaaatgataccatttaattatattttgacgAATTTAATCAAGTAAACTTGTTTACCATCTTCCTAATGCACAatacatttttgcaatttcCTATACTGTCATCACACGTCCATATCATATAAACGTTTACGagctgaaataaaataaatatcgcatTTACTATCCATCAAATTTACTAAACGTTCTACATTTGATAGATACAAATAATGAAGCTGACGCACATTAGCCgtggaatataatttttcagatGTATAATCTACATAAAACCTACTGACCTACACTTCTTTACACTTTACATAACTGTCTTTAAACCGCATCAGTATGCAAACTCGAACAACATTGGACTTGAACCTCTTCTTTTTGTCTAACCAATGGTGGgatctatatatgtatgtacagatatgtatatatatacatatatgtatatacgtgcTGTACGCGatcagtaaaaataaaaatatttgattagtTAAATTATCATATACAATGCGCAATATAAACACCAGTTTTAATCAGTAAAATAAGTACTACCAGCTTAGAATgttctagtttatttatattttgttcccATATGATGCATCGCATAGTTTTAACCAAAGAGTATCCCTACTCTTtggttttaataatatatcattaaCACTGATACCTTATGCCTTATGTCATATTTGTATTATGTACCAGCTGTTCTATGTCTATACACACAAATAAGTAATGGTGAAAGAAGAACATTGAgattaatgtaatactataatGCCACAGTATTTGGTTTTTATATCTGTGCTTAATTACAGGTGGTCAAGGAaataacttatatatatatatatatatatatatatatatatatctacggTATTAAGTCTTTTGAGACTGTAAAACAATAATGTACTGAGGATATACATTGTCAATCGTTTCATAGACGTGGTTTACTAAACATGGTCATTGAAAGCTTTTACATCTGTTAAATTCGATAacgtttaaagaaatttactttgatTATTTATCAACATGTAAATAACTAGTgctttaaatgtatataaattatcaagagaaaatttgttgaaatattgttGCTGCTTTGTATATAGTACtgtaagtataaaatataaatataattatgtctaattaatgttatattcATTGCAActttatgataaaatttatttatttatgttatcatattatatatatagtatatcacaatgtttataattttgtaaatgttgtaacaatggaataattttttaaatatttgtagttTGACCATGTCATATTCTATAAATAGAAGACCTTTGCTAGGAGGCGTATCAGACAGTGAATTTGAAGATGATTTAGAAACTGAAGCTGATGATCCAAATATTTCTGTTCCAGATGAAAAACCATTCCTAAATCAATATGAACCGAGTGATAAGTAAAAactgtttaaaataatttaattcattattatgactacataatttattactgtatggatatgtacatatatgtatttaaaaaattcacataATGTTGGAAATTATACTTTGCAGATATAATCTTGCATATATCGTTTTTTATGTACTTGgtataaatacattaattcCTTGGAGCTTTTTTATCACAGCTGATGATTATTGGTTGTATAAATTTCGAGAGATAcagaaaaattctacaaaaggTATTAATTACACTCAtatggaaaatttagaaaaaaaaactgatCTCCAAGCTAGTTTTACATCATATATAAGTGTAGCAAGTGCACTaccaaatacattttttttaattgtaaatgcATTTATTAGTAAAAGGTAAGTcaaataaaactgtaattatataataagaaGGAATTAGtgcaatatataaattaaaagaaattttaaactatataattaataactaaactatataaactatataacaaaatattaaaataacagaaTTCCCTTAAGAGTAAGAATGGTGGGCTCTCAATgcacaatattattattttttattctaacaacaatgtttgttaaaataaatacggaCAAATGtaagtttaataaaaagataatactcagaataaaattatatattttacatttaaagtaatatactaacTTTGATTTTAGGGCAGggaacatttttaataattacctTGATCACAGTGGCATGTGTCAATGGTATATCACCAGAATTTGAagtattattgaatattacaacatttaaattaGATGAAATAGTGATACTATATTGTGTTCTTGTAGCTGCAAGTGCAATTTTTGGAGGGAGTTTAATGGGTATTGCTGGACGCTTTTCTCCAAGATATATAACAGCTATGTCAAGTGGACAAGCTCTTGGAGGAATTATTACTGCTACAGCAGAAATATGTTCTCTTTGGATTGGTGCTAGTCCTGTACTTTCAGGTctagtttattttataattggaGATGTTATATTGTTCTTATCTTTGATTGCATATATAATCCTAGAAAAAGCAGTAAGTAATTCAGCATTctataatgatatttatcaTACAGGTGTTTTATAAGTGGCTTATGATAATAACAGacatataacaaaataatctaTTATGAACCAAAGAGAAGACTTAAATTATAATGTCCTATggatatcatttattttttactatagGTATTCTTCAAACATCATATGGTAGAAAAATTGTCTGAAAATGTAGAAGCAGATTATTCAATAACCGGAGAAGTAACTTTTTCGCAAGGCACTACAATATCTTATATGcgtattattaaaagaatttggCATTATGGTATTAATGTATTTCTAGTATTTTTGATATCCTTTTCTGTATACCCAGCACTTACTGTGTTAGTGGATAGTCAGTATAAAGGCAAAGGTTATGTATGGAATGGTAAGTcttgtaattgaattttatataattataaaatttttatagcttttttatgttttatagatATCTATTTTGTACCTGTGGTGACCTACCTCATTTTTAGTTGTGGTGATTATACTGGAAGAATATTATCAGGCATTTTTCAATGGGTATGTATAAACgctatttgaaaatatatacttttttgttactataataatatttaaattaatattttagccAAAAAATAAACCATGGCAAGTCGTATTTTTAAGTCTGATGAGAGTCATCTTTGTACCagcttttatattttgtaatgcTCAGCCCCGGCATCATCTTTCTGTTTATATTCATAAtgatctttattatattttaatgacTATTGCATTTGCCATCAGTAATGGCTATCTAtgtaatttatcgtttattttaactCCTATGtaagttattatatatactaacttaataaatttttattagtttgATACTAAGGATTTTTATACAGGGTTGTAGATTCTCAAGAGAAGGAAATTGCATGTATTATGATAGGAGCTTTCCTTGGTATAGGATTGATATCAGGTTCTGCACTCAGTTTGCTTATAGTTAAAACACtttaattgtacaatttgtGTCTGAACCAAAGGAATACTGCCCtccatattaaaataaaacaggaCCACAAGACACAATATTGgatcaaattaaataattttattttatactttatgacaaaatttatgtatgtaaTGTTTGATATATcatagtaaattatttttgaagctttctttaaatatttatatagtaaaatttgaaaagttcatgaatatataaaatgttttgtgTATAGAATGGAAATAATTGTGTGTGCCAAATTACATCTAATAGATCTCAAATGCTGATACATAAAGACTTAATTGATTGCATATATGGGAaggtacaattttattatacatttaaataatgtatttttaagaaatcgaAGAATGCAATAAATTATGATATACCTTTCAACCTTTGTCAAAACTAGTTTGTCAAAACTAAAActgtaacataatataataatttgtatttaggtataagtattaataataaaagaatatagtTCAATTCATTGTTAATGTGTTATTAAACCCTTTGAACtagatagaatatttaatttaacagaAAAAATTTCGTTATAGGAGGCATTTCGTACCCTATGAATTATCGTTGatatattgttgaatatattacataatatcttctttttatggATATCTGTAActacatttatattacatacaatttgaaatatattgataCTTATAATGTCTACATCtaagatttttttttcttttttacttctttcgcaagtactttatttatttgcaagtatttgtgtatatatattagtgCATATATAACTAAAACCTATAAGCTTTATCTATCATTTGCATTTAATTCACAAAAGAAAGCCTGCTCACTTATTGGAGCATGCATGTATCTCATGAAGGATGTTGTTTATCTTTACTTGTTAATGGAACAAAAACTACACCTGTAAGAGACTTTTTCTTAATCTTCCCATCCTTTGTTTTATCAACCTGTACTAAGACTTGATCTGAGTTCCTTGGACCCACCGGTAACACCAAACGTCCTCCAGGAGCTAGTTGATCAATTAACTgtgtaacaaatattttaatgattatataatgtatttctgtataacattatgtaattAAGTTTTTTCTTACAGCTTGAGGCATTTCTTTAGCAGCAGCACCCACATGAATAGCATCATATGGTGCTTTTTCTGGATATCCTAATCTTCCATCTCCAACtagaatattatacataaatattagaacAAATGtggaatattacatatttttatatgaagtATACAAATccacatatttatataaaatttagaaaataattaccaACTAATTGAACACGACCGCTTTCAAGAAGTTCTGGGTTATCTCTCTGAATATTTTGCATAGCAAATGCTTTAAGTTCAGAAATATGTTCAATACCTATAGCTAATCCATTTGATCCTAACATCATTGCCATACATGCTGTTAAATATCCAGAACCAGAACCAACATCTAATGCTCTAGCACCATCACACAGCTTATCTTCAAGTATTTCCAAAGCATATGCATgctgaataattttaatttatcaatttcactgacatattttctatattatgcTTCTGTGGCTTGGTGCAAAAAGTGTCAATgtcatattttttcaaaaatgacTTTAACtcaatattgaatttatagGCAATTGTATATTCAATATAAGAAACAACAATTTCAAGTTCTATCTGAAAATTCTACCTGGAAATGATTATAATGGCATTTGTATATGCTAATgacaacatttttataaaataaagactGTAAAAAATACCAAAGTCACTATAAAAAAACACAAATATCATAagctttaatttattctttttgttGTTGCtgcgaaagaaatttgaaacagcGGGAAGCATTATAAATAATGACATTGGCACTTCTTGGACCAAATCacagatttaaatttaataggTATCTGTATACCATATGAGGAGCACTTATAGTTGCACCATAGCCAATATCCTGTGGAGAATCTATATATGCATAGCCAGAACAGGTATAATTTCCTCTATCTACAGAAGACATTGCTTCATAAACTCTGTctgatttaattattcttgatGCTAAATCAAAAAGATATGTGGTTTACATCTAACTTTCTTTTGGTAGTaaatgtaattacaaaattctatttatatcaCTTACATTTAAGATGTTGTATAAGATCATGATTGTTTTTTGCGTGAAATCTCCCAGACCAAGCCATTTCATATGcaaattcagaaaataataaacttattgctatgaaaataaaacacgaTATATAAACGTTGAGATCGTAAattatgatttaataaaataaccgGCAAGTTATTGTTGcagttattataaaatttatcagaaTTATCAATgcaattaaatgtataaagtaaataaatttataaaaaaaaataaatttttactgttatataattatatatgtaataacgttaaatgaCAGGTAAATTGAAACCGATTAATTCAATATACATAGTTTGTTGTTGTAAATTGATaccaaatttgaatttaagtTTCACGTAATGTAACCTTTATGTTGATTTTAGTAAACCCGTCTTGCAAAATTCTagtcaaataaaattgcatcATTATTGCACATGGGCACATACCAAATACGAGGAACATATAAGATGAACGTAGCATAAAGAATGAAGTGACATTAAATTATGCAATACAACAACAAAGATTGGAGTTTTACCAGTCTTATTACCACTATTATGTCACTTCCAGTTTTACCGATTCATACCTGTTTTTACCACTTTCATGTCACATGCAATGTTATCGATTCTGTAGTACTGACACAAAAAGTGAAACGAGGTACATTCATCTGTGGCATTTTGTGACAGGCCTAAAAGAATTTAGAAACATgtacattattatacatactaCGAATGTACATTACAAATtcaatatacatacgtacatatatcacTCTGTATATAATCAAGATGGATTCGAATTAATGACataatttttcacaataaGAAAGGAGCTTTAAACTGAGATTTGAAAAGCAGATTTTAGACGGAATGTTGATACAGATAAGAAAAACTCTGGTAAACTtacagagaaaaaaaaaggcaaATTATCCAAACTTGTATCTTTAGctgaattatattaaaagtgattcaaataataaaataataataaatcaattagTTTTGCGAAAATTATTAGATGAGGATAAAGAATTGATACTAATAaaagcaatttattttaacagaaATGGTTCAAAACATTCGATACAAAGAATACGAAGGattgaatatttcatcaaAAAAAGTTTTGTACCGCTTTGTATATAGACCTATATACATAAATAGCACcctaaaagagaaataataatataaacaacTATATCAAACTGAAACAGCCTACATACCAGAACATTACACAATTGaaagattatatttaaaacacgATATTTGCGATAATGATACTATTACATAAGTAATTCCACGAAAAcggttatttttatttattttaacttatTCATAATGttccattttttataaaaatgtttagtgtatatttattgttaacgGATTAATATTTCGATCCCTATATTAATTACTTGCTTCAGTTACTTGCGTCACATTGGGTCGTTTTGTGACAGATAGTCTGTACAGCTTCTATATAAGAATAAATCACATcacgatataatatattacgttatactatatcgttatacgatataatgtattatgatgaatagtattacgttatacagtactacgatatataatattaccttattcAGTGTTATGTCATACAGTATTAAGCTATattgtattactttataacgtacaaagctatatagtataacgttacatagtatacCGAAATATGATATTAGggtatgacgtattacgttattctGAATTACGCggtaacggataacgttatatggtatgacgttatacagtattacttCATGTATTGTCACGTTGTAACAGATTGCGTTAaaacgtattaagttatatagtataacgacatacagatattcgttataacatacTACGCAATATAGTACAatgttatatggtaatacgttataacggattacattatatagtattacgtaataacgtataacgttatatagtattacgtaatgacgtataacgttatgtagcattacgtaacaacgtaaaacgctatatactatgttgtaataacgtataacgttatgtagtattacgttataacgtgtaacgttatatactattacgttataatgtataacgttatatagtacaacattataacgtataacgttatatactattccgtaataacgtataacgttatatactattacataataatgtataacgttatatagtattaccttataacgaataacgttatgtagcattacataatgacgtataaggttatgtagcattacgtaacaacgtataccgttatatactatttcgtaatgacgtataacattatgtagcattacgtaacaacgaataacgttatatactattacgtaataacgtataaccttatatagtactaccttataacgtataacgttatgtagcattacataatgcagtataacgttatgtagcattacgtaacaacctataccgatatatattatttcgtaatgacgtataacattatgaagcattacgtaacaacgaataacgttatatactattacgtaataacgtataacgttatatactattacgtaataacgtataacgttataaactattacgtaatgacgtataacgttatatccccttacgtaatagcgtataacgttatatactattaccttataacgtataacgttatatactattacgtaatgaagtataacgttatgtagtattacctaatgacgtataacgttatgtagtattgccttataacgtataacgttatatactattacgtaatgaagtataacgttatgtagtattacctaatgacgtataacgttatatattattacgtactaacgtataacattatatactactacgtactaacgtataacgttatataccattacgtaatgacgtataacgttatatactattacgtaatgacttataacgttatatgctattacgtaataacgtataacgctatatactattacgtaatgacgtaaaacgttatatagtaatacgtactaacgtataacgttatatactattacgtaatgacgtataacgttatatactattacgttataacgtattacgttatatactaatacgtaataacgtataacgttatatactattacgtaataacatataacgttatatactattaccttacttcgtataacgttatatactactacctactaacgtataacgttataaactattacgtaataacgtataacgttatagactattacgtaaaaacgtataacgttatatactattacgtaatgacgaataacgttatgtagtattaccttataacgtatatcgttatatactaatacgtactaacgtataacgttataaactattacgtaataaagtataacgttatatgctattacgtaataacgtataacgttatataatattacgtaataacgtataacgttaaatagtattacgtaatgacgtataacgttatatactattaagtattgacgtaaaacgttatatactaatacgtactaacgtatatcgttatatagtattacgtagtaacgtagaacgttatgtagtattaacttataacgtataacgttatatactaatacgttctaacgtatatcgttatatactattacgtaatcacatataacgttatgtagtattacctgatgacgtttaacattatattctattacgtactaacgtataacgttatatcctattacgtaatagcgtataacgtaaaatactattacgtactaacgtataacgttatatagtatcatcgtatgacgtacaacgttgtacactattatgtactaacgtgtaacgttatatactattacgtaatgacgtacaacgttatgtagtattactttatgacgtataacgttatgtagcattaccgtatgacgtataacgttatgtactattaccttataacgtataacgttatatactattacgtaatcacatataacgttatgtagtattaccttataacgtataacgttatatgctattacgtaatcacgtataactttatgtagtattaccttataacgtataacgttatatgctattacgtaacaacgtataacgttatatactattacgtaatgacgtataacgttatataatattacgaaatgacgtaaaacgttatatactaatacgtactaacgtatatcattatatagtattacgtaataacgtataacgttataaactattacgtaataacgtataacgttatatactaatacgtaatgacgtatagcattatatacaattacgtaataacgtataacgttatatactattacgtaatcacgtataacgttatgtagtattaccttataacgtataacgttatatgctattacgtaataacgtataacgttatatactattacgtaatgacgtataacgttatatgctattacggaataacgtatatcgttatatagtattacgtaataacgtataacgttataaactattacgtaataacgtataacgttatatagtattacgtaatgacgtataactttatatgctattacgtaataacgtacaacgttatatactattacgtaataacgtataacgttatatactattacgtactaacgtatatcgttatatagtattaccttatgacgtataacgttatgtagtattaccttataacgtataacgttatatactagtacgtactaacgtataacgttatatactattgcttaatgacgttaaacgttatatactaatacgtactaatgtatatcgttatatagtattacgtaatgacgtataacgttatatgctattacggaataacgtatatcgttataaactattacgtaataacgtataacgttatatactattacgtactaacgtataacgtcatataatattacgaaatgacgtataacgttatgtagtattaccttatgacgtataacgttatgtagtattatcttataacgtataacgttatgtaccattacgtaatgacgtataacgttatgtagtattaccttatgacgtaaaacggtatatactattacgtaatgacgtaaaacgttatatactaatacgtactaacgtataacgttatatactattacctaatgacgtataacgttatatgctattacgtaataacgtataacgctatatacttttacgtaatgacgtaaaacgttatatagtaatacgtactaacgtatatcgttatatactattacgtaatgacgtataacgtcatatactagtacgtaatgacgtataacgttatgtagtattacgtaatgacgtataacgttatatgctattacgtaataacgtataacgttatatactattacgtaataacgtacaacgttatatactattacgtaatgacgtataacgttatatgctattacgttataacgtataacgttataaactattacgtaataacgtataacgttatatgatattacgtaataacgtacaacgttatatactattacgtaataacgtataacgttatatactattaccttatttcgtataacgttatatactactacgtactaacgtataacgttatatgctattacgtaaataacgtataacgtgatatactattacgtaatgacgtataacgttatatagtattacgtaatgacgtataactttatatactattacgtaaggacgtaaaacgttatatagtaatacgtactaacgtataacgttatatactattaagtaatgacgtataacgttatatactattacgtaatcacgtataactttatgtagtattaccttataacgtataacgttatatgctattacgtaataacgta
Coding sequences:
- the LOC132909720 gene encoding T-cell activation inhibitor, mitochondrial-like isoform X1 yields the protein MYCALGRCFCRKDAVRALSTGEISTALRPFYFTVHPDLFGQYPTQRTVNENSLKQLSSIIESLQQQRPIRPITLPFYLRSKNEKELKAGKFTLVQIQLKEKDIRQTILSILKTCDLPTTFVDQIEEQKPPDSTKYKSRYWQRKGVGEDIDFSELEDDPIYASILMKRKINSEPDALKAYLDKHINEVHVKLEACRPMREEVQKLEKILCSELGLKNIIWDCGWNIAHYRGCLLAFKALAEHHPEPMEVLKNRTLVFANDTGISVEGNVMLNSGEVRHNWLDLIKNIQKYDVVLFRLPAFEKAVSQVLLDIKVGRRVLYMCRKFMPKVMVSQYERQLRQLTTTLSDYRGRRNYPKMWPTDLSTYEIVIEAEAGPLMLSPTGQFIVPSSCPSFLLVNFITDNLEEATKRLHHYNNIKYVERELHDKTVQELGLTVLNKDDSITPDLMIQCCERLLLHKSILAPLLKGVMLWVTHYYSVMSDGVLCIPWDWKL
- the LOC132909720 gene encoding T-cell activation inhibitor, mitochondrial-like isoform X2, with amino-acid sequence MYCALGRWKDAVRALSTGEISTALRPFYFTVHPDLFGQYPTQRTVNENSLKQLSSIIESLQQQRPIRPITLPFYLRSKNEKELKAGKFTLVQIQLKEKDIRQTILSILKTCDLPTTFVDQIEEQKPPDSTKYKSRYWQRKGVGEDIDFSELEDDPIYASILMKRKINSEPDALKAYLDKHINEVHVKLEACRPMREEVQKLEKILCSELGLKNIIWDCGWNIAHYRGCLLAFKALAEHHPEPMEVLKNRTLVFANDTGISVEGNVMLNSGEVRHNWLDLIKNIQKYDVVLFRLPAFEKAVSQVLLDIKVGRRVLYMCRKFMPKVMVSQYERQLRQLTTTLSDYRGRRNYPKMWPTDLSTYEIVIEAEAGPLMLSPTGQFIVPSSCPSFLLVNFITDNLEEATKRLHHYNNIKYVERELHDKTVQELGLTVLNKDDSITPDLMIQCCERLLLHKSILAPLLKGVMLWVTHYYSVMSDGVLCIPWDWKL
- the LOC132909720 gene encoding T-cell activation inhibitor, mitochondrial-like isoform X3, yielding MYCALGRCFCRKDAVRALSTGEISTALRPFYFTVHPDLFGQYPTQRTVNENSLKQLSSIIESLQQQRPIRPITLPFYLRSKNEKELKAGKFTLVQIQLKEKDIRQTILSILKTCDLPTTFVDQIEEQKPPDSTKYKSRYWQRKGVGEDIDFSELEDDPIYASILMKRKINSEPDALKAYLDKHINEVHVKLEACRPMREEVQKLEKILCSELGLKNIIWDCGWNIAHYRGCLLAFKALAEHHPEPMEVLKNRTLVFANDTGISVEGNVMLNSGEVRHNWLDLIKNIQKYDVVLFRLPAFEKAVSQVLLDIKVGRRKFMPKVMVSQYERQLRQLTTTLSDYRGRRNYPKMWPTDLSTYEIVIEAEAGPLMLSPTGQFIVPSSCPSFLLVNFITDNLEEATKRLHHYNNIKYVERELHDKTVQELGLTVLNKDDSITPDLMIQCCERLLLHKSILAPLLKGVMLWVTHYYSVMSDGVLCIPWDWKL
- the LOC132909722 gene encoding equilibrative nucleoside transporter 3 translates to MSYSINRRPLLGGVSDSEFEDDLETEADDPNISVPDEKPFLNQYEPSDKYNLAYIVFYVLGINTLIPWSFFITADDYWLYKFREIQKNSTKGINYTHMENLEKKTDLQASFTSYISVASALPNTFFLIVNAFISKRIPLRVRMVGSQCTILLFFILTTMFVKINTDKWQGTFLIITLITVACVNAASAIFGGSLMGIAGRFSPRYITAMSSGQALGGIITATAEICSLWIGASPVLSGLVYFIIGDVILFLSLIAYIILEKAVFFKHHMVEKLSENVEADYSITGEVTFSQGTTISYMRIIKRIWHYGINVFLVFLISFSVYPALTVLVDSQYKGKGYVWNDIYFVPVVTYLIFSCGDYTGRILSGIFQWPKNKPWQVVFLSLMRVIFVPAFIFCNAQPRHHLSVYIHNDLYYILMTIAFAISNGYLCNLSFILTPMVVDSQEKEIACIMIGAFLGIGLISGSALSLLIVKTL